One genomic region from Streptosporangiales bacterium encodes:
- the ureA gene encoding urease subunit gamma, with product MHLTPAEQDRLTVFTVAELARRRRDRGALLSAPEVVALVTDAVHEAAWDGLDLDAVVEAGRGAVAADQALPGVAALVRHVEVDALFPSGTSLVAVDEPLGGAYGDDQPGAVVARDAELRLSPGRDRRELDVTNTADVDVHVSSHYPFWQTNPVLSFDRDAARGYHLDVPAGSSLCLPAGATVRVRLVALGGDATAPDLGLGER from the coding sequence ATGCACCTGACACCGGCCGAGCAGGACAGGCTCACCGTCTTCACCGTGGCGGAGTTGGCGCGCAGGCGTCGTGACCGCGGCGCGCTGCTGTCCGCACCCGAGGTCGTCGCGTTGGTCACCGACGCGGTCCACGAGGCAGCGTGGGACGGCCTCGACCTCGACGCGGTGGTCGAGGCGGGACGAGGTGCCGTCGCGGCCGACCAGGCCCTGCCGGGTGTCGCGGCGCTCGTCCGGCACGTCGAGGTCGACGCCCTCTTCCCCAGCGGCACCTCGCTCGTCGCCGTCGACGAGCCTCTCGGTGGCGCGTACGGCGACGACCAGCCGGGTGCGGTGGTGGCACGCGACGCCGAGCTGCGGCTGAGTCCCGGCCGCGACAGGCGCGAGCTCGACGTCACCAACACTGCCGACGTCGATGTGCACGTGTCGTCGCACTATCCCTTCTGGCAGACCAACCCCGTGCTGTCGTTCGACCGGGACGCCGCGCGCGGATACCACCTCGACGTGCCGGCGGGGAGCAGCCTGTGCCTGCCGGCGGGCGCGACCGTGCGGGTGCGGCTGGTGGCGCTCGGCGGCGACGCGACCGCGCCAGACCTCGGTCTCGGTGAGCGGTGA
- a CDS encoding amidinotransferase: MEGPEGETVTASPTDDGAQPEHYYHRLVGPEPTPEFHDEVERYWGRRWGAADEVSPLRTVLVRRPSRGLAAITADAWDPRAGALVDPGRRWYWRSDTAPDLDLVDEQHAGLLDALRAEGVEVIEAPDLPDSYTKAVFTRDPLVTVPGGAVITRLAPRMRRGEEASVTATVAGLGMPILGTVTGHGLAEGGTFVKLRRDLAVYGLSIRCNREGARQLAGFLEPLGIDLVTLPLPGYTIHTDGQFHMIADDLALANTHRLPYEFLDRLEAMGITVVSPHPDEQYACNSLTVRPRRLLFPAHCVRTADRLAAEGVEIVPVPYDEVLKNGGGIHCSTMELVRDW; the protein is encoded by the coding sequence ATGGAAGGACCTGAGGGGGAGACCGTGACCGCATCGCCCACCGACGACGGTGCGCAGCCCGAGCACTACTACCACCGTCTCGTCGGACCCGAGCCGACGCCGGAGTTCCACGATGAGGTCGAACGCTACTGGGGTCGCCGGTGGGGCGCGGCCGACGAGGTGAGCCCGCTGCGCACCGTGCTCGTCCGTCGGCCGAGCCGCGGCCTGGCCGCGATCACGGCGGACGCGTGGGACCCTCGCGCCGGCGCACTCGTCGACCCGGGTCGGCGCTGGTACTGGCGCAGCGACACGGCACCGGATCTCGACCTCGTCGACGAGCAGCACGCCGGGCTGCTCGACGCGTTGCGCGCCGAAGGCGTCGAGGTGATCGAGGCGCCCGACCTTCCGGACTCGTACACCAAGGCGGTGTTCACCCGCGACCCGTTGGTGACCGTTCCCGGTGGCGCCGTGATCACCAGGCTCGCCCCGCGGATGCGTCGCGGCGAGGAGGCGTCGGTCACCGCGACGGTCGCGGGCCTCGGGATGCCGATCCTCGGCACCGTGACGGGCCACGGTCTCGCGGAGGGTGGGACGTTCGTGAAGCTGCGCCGCGATCTCGCGGTGTACGGCCTGTCGATCCGCTGTAACCGCGAGGGGGCGCGGCAGCTCGCCGGGTTCCTCGAACCGCTCGGCATCGACCTGGTCACCCTGCCGCTGCCCGGCTACACGATCCACACCGACGGGCAGTTCCACATGATCGCGGACGACCTCGCGCTCGCCAACACCCACCGGCTGCCGTACGAGTTCCTCGACCGGCTGGAGGCCATGGGCATCACGGTGGTCTCGCCGCACCCCGACGAGCAGTACGCCTGCAACTCGCTCACCGTACGGCCGCGGCGCCTGCTGTTCCCCGCGCACTGCGTGCGGACCGCCGACCGGCTCGCCGCCGAGGGCGTCGAGATCGTGCCGGTGCCGTACGACGAGGTGCTGAAGAACGGCGGCGGTATCCACTGTTCCACCATGGAGCTGGTGCGTGACTGGTAA
- a CDS encoding MFS transporter: MSSTARNTRRETSNPRTVAAGAFAGTALEWYDYYVYGAAAALVFDSQFFPSLSPVAGTMASFATFAVGFVARPVGALIFGHLGDRYGRRRMLLITVVLIGLVTGCIGLLPTYAQIGVAAPILLAVLRVLQGISVGGEWSGAATLAVEHAPPDKRGRYGVMPQLGSPVGSLTATGVFAVVSLLPDPQFESWGWRLPFLLAFPLLLLALWVRSKVDESPVFRELLAEQGAHKLPVVELLRSSGPRLVVGIAVSLLGIGGYYLCGTFLISYGSETAGIDRTLLLNAAIVASVINLLAYPVFGRIADRTGAAPIAIGGAIASAVAAYPIFLLVGLESPYGVAAGIVAGVVLVSVSYAACGQLLSETFTGAVRYSGVGLSYNVSGTISGFAPLAATALIAATGGSLWAVASLLFVLSLVTLAAAVAARRLKVVEL, from the coding sequence ATGTCATCGACGGCTCGGAACACGCGGCGCGAGACCTCGAACCCTCGTACCGTCGCTGCCGGCGCGTTCGCCGGCACTGCTCTGGAGTGGTACGACTACTACGTCTACGGAGCGGCGGCGGCGCTGGTCTTCGACAGCCAGTTCTTCCCCTCGCTCAGCCCGGTGGCCGGCACGATGGCGTCGTTCGCCACCTTCGCGGTCGGCTTCGTCGCCCGCCCCGTCGGTGCGCTCATCTTCGGTCACCTCGGCGACAGGTACGGCAGGCGGCGGATGCTGCTGATCACCGTCGTGCTCATCGGACTCGTCACCGGGTGCATCGGGCTGCTCCCGACGTATGCGCAGATCGGCGTGGCCGCACCGATCCTGCTGGCCGTACTGCGCGTGCTCCAGGGAATCTCCGTCGGTGGTGAGTGGAGCGGTGCGGCGACGCTGGCCGTCGAGCACGCGCCGCCGGACAAGCGCGGCAGGTACGGCGTCATGCCGCAGCTCGGCTCGCCCGTGGGCTCGCTGACGGCGACGGGGGTCTTCGCGGTCGTGAGCCTGCTGCCCGACCCGCAGTTCGAGTCGTGGGGCTGGCGGCTGCCGTTCCTCCTCGCTTTCCCGCTGTTGCTGCTCGCGCTGTGGGTGCGCAGCAAGGTGGACGAGTCGCCGGTGTTCCGCGAGCTCCTCGCCGAGCAGGGCGCGCACAAGCTGCCCGTGGTCGAGCTGCTCAGGTCGAGTGGGCCGCGGCTGGTCGTCGGCATCGCGGTGTCGCTGCTCGGCATCGGCGGGTACTACCTGTGCGGCACGTTCCTCATCAGCTACGGCTCCGAGACCGCGGGCATCGACCGCACGCTGCTGCTGAACGCGGCGATCGTGGCGTCGGTGATCAACCTGCTCGCATACCCGGTGTTCGGGCGGATCGCGGACCGTACGGGCGCCGCGCCGATCGCGATCGGCGGCGCCATCGCGTCGGCGGTCGCGGCGTACCCGATCTTCCTGCTCGTCGGGCTCGAGAGCCCGTACGGCGTCGCGGCCGGGATCGTGGCGGGCGTCGTGCTCGTGTCGGTGAGCTACGCGGCCTGCGGTCAGCTGCTCAGCGAGACGTTCACCGGAGCGGTGCGGTACTCCGGGGTCGGCCTCTCGTACAACGTGTCTGGCACGATCAGCGGCTTCGCCCCGCTGGCGGCGACGGCGCTCATCGCGGCGACCGGCGGGAGCCTGTGGGCCGTCGCCAGCCTGCTGTTCGTGCTCTCGCTCGTGACGCTCGCCGCCGCGGTGGCCGCACGCCGGCTGAAGGTCGTGGAACTCTGA
- a CDS encoding PucR family transcriptional regulator produces MPSSTAGDTLVRLARTLLRDVTGLTDSFLAELRSVEPYAHGAVAADTVRADARRSLELVLRLVARLPVPDRIASVSADVGRARAEDGVPLEALLHAVRLDFRVVWQALHAAADEADLASLVVEGPRVWEAVEQHSMGVLAAYQQRVLEMARAEQDERVRWFARLLECDGRHSDIRRQVATVLGFDEHASFTVVAFPPDQLTALRTAADRLTTRGVPLHMHERSASSAVALQLPARGRGHPEQWFRGIRCAVSPVVEGLADLPRAVRLAELALYALHEDAKGPTHARDLWLAIAAGELGEYRADLERDILGGLADLPDGDVPRVLEAVRTYLRTGSVARTARDLYCHRNTVLNRLHRFAGATGRDVTSSTDAAVVTLALHARPRP; encoded by the coding sequence ATGCCATCGTCCACGGCCGGCGACACCCTGGTGCGCCTGGCCCGCACGCTGCTGCGCGACGTCACCGGGCTCACCGACTCGTTCCTCGCCGAGCTGCGGTCCGTCGAGCCCTACGCGCACGGCGCCGTCGCCGCGGACACCGTGCGCGCCGACGCCAGGCGCAGCCTCGAGCTGGTCCTGCGGCTCGTCGCACGCCTGCCGGTGCCGGACCGGATCGCGAGCGTGTCCGCCGACGTCGGTCGGGCGCGTGCCGAGGACGGCGTGCCCCTGGAGGCTCTGCTCCATGCCGTCCGCCTCGACTTCCGCGTGGTGTGGCAGGCGTTGCACGCCGCCGCCGACGAGGCCGACCTGGCGAGCCTCGTCGTCGAGGGTCCCCGCGTCTGGGAGGCGGTGGAGCAGCACTCCATGGGCGTGCTCGCCGCGTACCAGCAGCGCGTGCTCGAGATGGCCAGGGCCGAGCAGGACGAACGCGTTCGGTGGTTCGCGCGGCTGCTGGAGTGCGACGGCCGGCACTCCGACATCCGCCGCCAGGTGGCCACCGTGCTGGGCTTCGACGAACACGCCTCGTTCACGGTGGTGGCGTTCCCACCCGACCAGCTCACGGCCCTGCGTACCGCCGCGGACCGGCTCACCACCCGAGGTGTGCCGCTGCACATGCACGAGCGGTCGGCGAGCAGCGCCGTCGCCCTGCAGCTGCCAGCGCGCGGCCGGGGACATCCCGAACAGTGGTTCCGTGGCATCCGCTGCGCGGTGAGCCCGGTCGTCGAGGGTCTCGCCGACCTGCCGCGCGCGGTCCGCCTCGCCGAGCTCGCCCTGTACGCCCTGCACGAGGACGCGAAGGGACCGACCCACGCGCGCGACCTGTGGCTGGCGATCGCGGCCGGCGAGCTGGGCGAGTACCGGGCCGACCTCGAGCGCGACATCCTCGGCGGTCTCGCCGACCTACCGGATGGCGACGTGCCCCGGGTGCTGGAGGCGGTGCGGACGTACCTGCGCACGGGATCGGTCGCACGCACGGCACGCGACCTCTACTGTCACCGCAACACCGTGCTCAACCGGCTGCACCGCTTCGCCGGCGCGACGGGCCGCGACGTCACGTCGTCGACCGACGCCGCCGTGGTCACCCTGGCGCTGCACGCCCGACCGCGACCGTAG
- a CDS encoding DUF1059 domain-containing protein: MTRMRLDCRIMPSESNCSLTITGTADEVVDTAAMHTATVHGHEDTPQLREELRKNLTSDEAPTEEGAFVQLIELRTDRIDDFTGLVDKWQAEIGSARTARWAVTGADRDRPGTYVQIVEFPNYEQAMANSEHAATKALAEQMAKLADGEATFRNLDVSATSA, encoded by the coding sequence ATGACGCGGATGAGATTGGACTGCCGGATCATGCCGAGCGAGTCGAACTGCTCGCTCACCATCACGGGGACGGCCGACGAGGTGGTCGACACCGCCGCGATGCACACGGCGACCGTGCACGGGCACGAGGACACCCCGCAGCTCCGTGAGGAGCTCAGGAAGAACCTGACCAGCGACGAGGCGCCGACGGAGGAGGGGGCGTTCGTCCAGCTGATCGAGCTCCGCACGGACCGCATCGACGACTTCACCGGGCTCGTGGACAAGTGGCAGGCAGAGATCGGTTCGGCACGCACGGCGAGGTGGGCGGTCACCGGCGCGGACAGGGACCGCCCGGGTACGTACGTGCAGATCGTCGAGTTCCCGAACTACGAGCAGGCGATGGCCAACTCCGAGCACGCGGCCACCAAGGCGCTGGCCGAGCAGATGGCCAAGCTGGCCGACGGGGAGGCGACCTTCCGCAACCTCGACGTCTCAGCCACCAGCGCCTGA
- a CDS encoding MFS transporter, whose protein sequence is MTTTPRREPRAWLSVAGIVVIALNMRASLAASSPLLPDIRDDLGLSASVASLLTTLPLLCFGVLATAAVAAGLHLGSERVLLLAMVGVAAGSALRAVPAALWLLLGTVVIGAAITAGNVLVPVVVKQYFPRDASVVTGLYTAALVGGAALTSGISAPLAHDTALGWQGVLLVMGVPALLAALVWAPQLRRRHLPPTVGAVRVLRDKITWALAAFMGMQSLMFFATLTWLPTLLHDAGVSVAKAGIALAVFNLVGVGSSLVVPSLVSRRPSQVPAVLALCVTWAVAYAGLYVAPSLYLVWSVVSGVAQGAGISLALTLIVLRARTPEVARSLSGTVQGIGYLMAATGPLVVGALRDVTGGWTAPFVALGLAVAVMAATSPWSAGARQVG, encoded by the coding sequence GTGACCACGACTCCACGCCGCGAGCCGCGCGCGTGGCTCAGCGTCGCCGGAATCGTCGTCATCGCGCTCAACATGCGGGCCTCGCTCGCCGCGTCGAGTCCGCTGCTCCCGGACATCCGCGACGACCTCGGACTCAGCGCCAGCGTCGCGAGCCTGCTCACTACCCTGCCACTGCTCTGCTTCGGCGTCCTCGCCACCGCGGCGGTCGCGGCCGGGCTCCACCTCGGCAGCGAACGCGTCCTCCTCCTCGCCATGGTCGGTGTGGCGGCCGGCAGCGCCCTCCGTGCCGTCCCTGCGGCACTGTGGCTGCTGCTCGGCACGGTGGTCATCGGTGCCGCGATCACCGCGGGCAACGTGCTCGTGCCCGTCGTCGTCAAGCAGTACTTCCCGCGGGACGCGTCGGTGGTCACCGGTCTCTACACCGCCGCGCTCGTCGGCGGCGCGGCACTGACGTCCGGCATCAGCGCGCCGCTCGCGCACGACACGGCGCTCGGGTGGCAGGGCGTGCTCCTGGTCATGGGCGTGCCCGCGCTGCTCGCCGCGCTGGTCTGGGCGCCGCAGCTGCGGCGGCGGCACCTGCCGCCCACCGTCGGCGCCGTCCGCGTGCTCCGCGACAAGATCACCTGGGCGCTCGCGGCGTTCATGGGCATGCAGTCACTGATGTTCTTCGCCACCCTGACCTGGCTGCCGACACTGCTGCACGACGCGGGCGTCTCGGTCGCCAAGGCCGGCATCGCGCTCGCCGTCTTCAACCTGGTCGGCGTCGGGAGCTCGCTGGTCGTCCCCAGCCTGGTCTCGCGCCGGCCCAGCCAGGTGCCCGCGGTGCTCGCGCTCTGCGTCACGTGGGCGGTCGCGTACGCCGGCCTGTACGTCGCCCCCTCCCTGTACCTGGTGTGGTCGGTCGTCTCCGGAGTCGCGCAGGGAGCGGGCATCAGCCTCGCCCTGACGCTCATCGTGCTGCGGGCCAGGACACCCGAGGTCGCACGCAGTCTCTCCGGCACGGTGCAGGGCATCGGCTACCTCATGGCGGCCACCGGCCCGCTCGTCGTCGGCGCCCTTCGCGACGTCACCGGCGGCTGGACCGCCCCGTTCGTCGCGCTCGGCCTCGCCGTCGCGGTGATGGCCGCGACGTCCCCCTGGTCCGCCGGCGCCCGCCAGGTCGGCTGA
- a CDS encoding hydroxyurea phosphotransferase, translating to MPTPRLVIDPKPYVGDPTYDALQHMLNHDDRLTADPAGFAERMAGLLDLDPERLRLWLFARCVQESPARPALRDAAVALAPA from the coding sequence CTGCCGACGCCCAGGCTAGTGATCGACCCGAAGCCGTACGTCGGCGACCCGACGTACGACGCGCTGCAACACATGCTCAACCACGACGACCGGCTCACCGCCGACCCGGCGGGGTTCGCCGAGCGGATGGCCGGCCTCCTCGACCTCGACCCCGAGCGGCTGCGGCTGTGGCTGTTCGCCCGGTGCGTCCAGGAGTCACCTGCACGGCCGGCGCTGCGCGACGCGGCGGTCGCGCTCGCCCCGGCGTGA
- a CDS encoding MFS transporter, with the protein MSEPTTTTARAGRRAWGGLAVLALTSLLLSLDVSVLYLALPHLSADLGADGTQQLWILDIYSFLLAGFLVTMGSLGDRIGRRRLLLIGAAVFGVCSVVAAYATTPAMLIAARAALGVAGATLMPSSMALIRAMFPDPKQMGTAIGAWYACFMGGMALGPLVGGALLQHFWWGSAFLLGVPFMVLLLVAGRALLPESRIPSGGRLDVASVVLSLAAILPVVHGLKGLSRGGDPVTSVVTVLVGVALAVVFVRRQRRLADPLLDLSLFANRTAGTALAVSVLGGVVMAGISLVTSQYLQIVAGLTPLHAGLWLIPQNLGLLAGALLGPALARRISTVRVVVTGLVVCGIGLLLQARVGAVDGLPLLATGMVLASFGVMLACTLVVTVLFGATPPEKAGAAASVSETSGEFGVAMGIATLGTLSGWIYRAQLADGLTSDAAYTAGLNVVGGVGAAILLALAVVTALAMRSSGPPAQPVAADDASVSEAPPVPAGR; encoded by the coding sequence ATGTCCGAACCGACGACCACGACCGCGCGAGCGGGCCGCCGCGCCTGGGGCGGCCTCGCCGTCCTGGCGCTGACCAGCCTGCTGCTCTCCCTCGACGTGAGCGTGCTGTACCTGGCGCTCCCGCACCTGAGCGCCGACCTCGGCGCCGACGGCACCCAGCAGCTCTGGATCCTCGACATCTACTCGTTCCTGCTCGCCGGCTTCCTCGTCACGATGGGGTCGCTCGGCGACCGGATCGGCCGCCGGCGGCTGCTGCTGATCGGCGCGGCGGTGTTCGGTGTCTGCTCGGTCGTCGCGGCGTACGCGACGACGCCCGCGATGCTGATCGCCGCACGCGCCGCGCTCGGCGTCGCCGGCGCGACGCTCATGCCGTCGAGCATGGCGCTGATCCGCGCGATGTTCCCCGACCCGAAGCAGATGGGCACCGCGATCGGTGCGTGGTACGCGTGCTTCATGGGCGGCATGGCGCTCGGCCCGCTCGTCGGTGGCGCGCTGCTCCAGCACTTCTGGTGGGGCTCGGCGTTCCTGCTCGGCGTGCCGTTCATGGTCCTGCTCCTCGTGGCCGGCCGCGCGCTCCTGCCCGAGTCGCGCATCCCGTCGGGCGGACGGCTCGACGTCGCCAGCGTCGTCCTGTCGCTCGCCGCGATCCTGCCCGTCGTCCACGGGCTGAAGGGCCTCTCCCGGGGCGGTGACCCGGTGACGTCCGTTGTCACCGTCCTCGTGGGCGTGGCGCTCGCGGTCGTGTTCGTCCGGCGCCAGCGCCGGCTCGCCGACCCGCTGCTCGACCTGTCGCTGTTCGCCAACCGGACGGCGGGCACCGCGCTCGCGGTCAGCGTGCTGGGCGGCGTCGTCATGGCGGGAATCAGCCTGGTCACGAGCCAGTACCTGCAGATCGTCGCCGGGCTGACGCCGTTGCACGCCGGGCTGTGGCTGATCCCCCAGAACCTCGGCCTGCTCGCCGGGGCGCTCCTCGGACCGGCGCTCGCCCGCAGGATCTCGACGGTGCGGGTGGTCGTGACCGGCCTGGTGGTCTGCGGGATCGGCCTGCTGCTGCAGGCCCGCGTCGGCGCCGTGGACGGCCTGCCGTTGCTCGCGACCGGCATGGTCCTCGCCTCGTTCGGCGTCATGCTGGCGTGCACGCTGGTCGTCACCGTCCTGTTCGGCGCCACGCCACCGGAGAAGGCCGGCGCCGCCGCGTCGGTGTCGGAGACCAGCGGCGAGTTCGGCGTGGCGATGGGCATCGCGACCCTCGGCACGCTCAGCGGCTGGATCTATCGCGCGCAGCTCGCCGACGGCCTCACGTCCGACGCCGCGTACACCGCCGGCCTCAACGTCGTCGGTGGCGTGGGCGCCGCGATCCTGCTCGCCCTCGCGGTCGTCACGGCGCTCGCGATGCGGTCCTCGGGTCCGCCGGCACAGCCCGTCGCCGCCGACGACGCCTCGGTGTCCGAGGCCCCACCCGTGCCCGCCGGCCGATAG
- a CDS encoding alpha/beta hydrolase fold domain-containing protein: MRADALVRSCHVRMSAIRSRHFRSPLADPTLWDMTDAIHTTPDELRLRGRAGVLRTDVYRPDRGNPGGPTEVVILFADPGTADAYARYLCPRVRCVVVVPALALSADDAMAVTGWVADHAAELDADPRRLVVVGTGTGTRPAAAVVRRAGEDGWPPLAAHVLVDAALGEADLVARLREALAAGLGRSKPVAWHGRTR; this comes from the coding sequence ATGCGTGCGGATGCGCTCGTGCGGTCATGTCACGTGCGCATGAGTGCCATACGCAGCCGGCATTTCCGTTCCCCGCTCGCCGACCCGACGCTGTGGGACATGACCGACGCCATCCACACCACCCCCGACGAGCTGCGGCTGCGCGGACGTGCGGGCGTCCTGCGGACCGATGTGTACCGCCCGGACCGCGGGAACCCCGGCGGGCCGACGGAGGTGGTGATCCTCTTCGCCGATCCCGGGACCGCGGATGCGTACGCCCGGTACCTCTGCCCGCGCGTGCGGTGCGTCGTCGTGGTCCCGGCGCTAGCGCTGTCCGCCGACGACGCGATGGCGGTCACCGGATGGGTCGCCGACCATGCCGCCGAGCTCGACGCCGACCCGCGTCGTCTCGTCGTGGTGGGCACCGGTACGGGCACGCGCCCGGCGGCTGCCGTCGTGCGCCGGGCCGGCGAGGACGGGTGGCCGCCGCTCGCAGCGCACGTGCTCGTCGACGCCGCGCTCGGCGAAGCCGACCTCGTGGCGCGCCTGCGCGAAGCGCTCGCCGCCGGTCTCGGCCGTTCGAAGCCAGTCGCATGGCACGGACGCACACGTTGA
- a CDS encoding alpha/beta hydrolase fold domain-containing protein — protein sequence MELRHLRAFVAVAEELNFGRAATRLYVSQPALSRQIRALERLLGCDLLRRSTHRVELTLAGESLLARTRDLLSDLDDAVSATRTVGGEHTRRAAVLWGAVQEASVIADADLQQMRDAYESVQQQFAPPPEVRVRSVNAGGVPSLLLGPGEDHRATTLFLHGGGGVMGSAFGYQPLVGALAAAADTGVMAAEYRLAPEHPFPAALEDALSAYLWLLDRGVAPEQVTVAGDSFGGSMALGLLLSLRRRDLPLPGGALFLCPGLDPRLTALAKTLSGEDLAKARKVTELYLDGHSPDDPLVNPLTADLAGLPPLLVQAATRDPSVDDAHRLVERATDCGVEVKLELYPVETHIFQIFWPFLPEAADAVQRAGRFLQAGTARATAPGTLGRAGR from the coding sequence ATCGAGCTCCGGCACCTGCGCGCGTTCGTGGCGGTCGCGGAGGAGCTCAACTTCGGCCGGGCGGCCACCAGGCTGTACGTGTCGCAGCCCGCGCTGAGCCGCCAGATCCGGGCGCTGGAACGCCTCCTCGGCTGCGACCTGCTCCGCCGTTCCACCCACCGGGTGGAGCTCACGCTCGCCGGCGAGTCGCTGCTCGCCCGCACCCGCGACCTGCTGAGCGACCTCGACGACGCCGTCTCCGCGACGCGGACCGTCGGCGGCGAGCACACGCGCCGCGCCGCCGTGCTGTGGGGAGCCGTCCAGGAGGCGTCCGTCATCGCGGATGCGGACCTGCAGCAGATGCGCGACGCGTACGAGTCCGTGCAGCAGCAGTTCGCGCCCCCGCCCGAGGTCCGCGTCCGTTCGGTCAACGCCGGCGGGGTGCCCTCCCTGCTGCTCGGTCCTGGCGAGGACCACCGGGCGACGACGCTCTTCCTGCACGGTGGTGGCGGCGTGATGGGCTCAGCATTCGGCTACCAGCCACTCGTGGGCGCTCTCGCCGCCGCGGCCGACACCGGCGTCATGGCGGCCGAGTACCGGCTGGCGCCAGAGCACCCGTTCCCGGCAGCGCTCGAGGACGCGCTGAGTGCGTACCTGTGGCTGCTCGACCGGGGCGTCGCGCCCGAGCAGGTGACCGTCGCGGGCGACTCCTTCGGCGGGAGCATGGCGCTCGGGCTGCTGCTCTCGCTGCGACGACGTGATCTGCCGCTACCCGGCGGCGCCCTGTTCCTGTGCCCCGGCCTAGACCCGCGGCTGACCGCGCTGGCGAAGACCCTGAGCGGCGAGGATCTCGCGAAGGCACGCAAGGTCACCGAGCTCTACCTCGACGGCCATTCCCCCGACGACCCGCTGGTCAACCCGCTGACCGCCGACCTCGCCGGTCTGCCGCCGCTGCTCGTGCAGGCGGCGACCCGCGACCCCAGCGTCGACGACGCGCACCGCCTCGTCGAACGCGCGACGGACTGCGGCGTCGAGGTGAAGCTCGAGCTCTACCCGGTCGAGACGCACATCTTCCAGATCTTCTGGCCGTTCCTACCCGAGGCCGCCGACGCCGTCCAGCGTGCCGGGCGGTTCCTCCAGGCCGGGACGGCCAGGGCCACTGCCCCCGGCACCCTCGGGCGAGCAGGTCGGTGA
- a CDS encoding DHA2 family efflux MFS transporter permease subunit, translating to MSARDRTVIAVLLVSTFVVILNETIMSVALPVLMTDLRVDAGVGQWLTSGFLLTMAVIIPITGFLIRRVPTRALYGAAMILFSAGTLAAALAPGFPVLLGARIVQASGTAIMLPLLMTTVMTLVPPTRRGAVMGNISIVISVAPAIGPTVSGIVLDLLGWRWMFWLVLPIALVTLLLGLRRMVDIGESSHAPIDMLSVVLSLLGFGGLVYGLSSIGHASAAQAYIPSWLPFVVGGAGLVLFIVRQVVLQRSDRALLDLRTFRSRNFTAAAGLMALMMMTLLGTVILLPIYLQNVLRLEPLTTGLILLPGGLLMGLLGPVVGRLYDRLGARALLVPGMALVSLALWSTTLFTESSAIWQILGFHLLLSVGLAFVFTPLFTAGLGAVEPRFYSYGSAIIGTTQQLAGAAGVALLVTVMSLRSADLAAAGATVMEQTSKGVHAAFLVAAVMSLVGIVGAFLVRTPPAEDVPATH from the coding sequence ATGAGCGCCCGCGACCGCACGGTGATCGCGGTGCTGCTGGTGTCGACGTTCGTCGTCATCCTCAACGAGACCATCATGAGCGTCGCGCTGCCCGTGCTCATGACCGACCTGCGGGTCGACGCGGGAGTCGGGCAGTGGCTGACCTCGGGGTTCCTGCTGACGATGGCCGTGATCATCCCGATCACCGGCTTCCTCATCCGCCGGGTGCCGACCCGAGCGCTGTACGGCGCCGCCATGATCCTGTTCAGCGCCGGCACGCTCGCCGCGGCGCTCGCACCCGGCTTCCCGGTTCTGCTCGGCGCGCGCATCGTCCAGGCGAGCGGCACCGCGATCATGCTGCCGCTGCTCATGACCACGGTGATGACCCTCGTGCCGCCGACGCGTCGGGGCGCCGTGATGGGCAACATCTCGATCGTCATCTCGGTGGCGCCCGCCATCGGCCCGACGGTCTCCGGCATCGTGCTCGACCTGCTCGGTTGGCGGTGGATGTTCTGGCTCGTCCTGCCGATCGCCCTGGTCACCCTGCTGCTCGGGCTGCGCCGCATGGTCGACATCGGCGAGTCGAGCCACGCCCCGATCGACATGCTGTCGGTCGTCCTCTCCTTGCTCGGCTTCGGCGGCCTGGTGTACGGGCTCAGCAGCATCGGTCACGCGTCGGCGGCCCAGGCGTACATCCCGAGCTGGCTGCCGTTCGTCGTGGGCGGCGCGGGGCTGGTGCTGTTCATCGTCCGCCAGGTGGTGCTGCAGCGCTCCGACCGCGCGCTGCTCGACCTGCGCACGTTCCGGTCGCGCAACTTCACCGCGGCCGCGGGCCTGATGGCGTTGATGATGATGACCTTGCTCGGCACGGTCATCCTGCTGCCGATCTACCTGCAGAACGTCCTACGGCTCGAACCGCTCACCACCGGGCTCATCCTGCTGCCCGGCGGCCTGCTCATGGGTCTGCTCGGTCCGGTGGTCGGGCGGCTGTACGACCGCCTCGGCGCCCGCGCGCTGCTGGTGCCCGGCATGGCCCTCGTGAGCCTCGCGCTCTGGTCGACCACGCTGTTCACCGAGTCGAGCGCGATCTGGCAGATCCTGGGCTTCCATCTGCTGCTCAGCGTCGGCCTGGCGTTCGTGTTCACGCCGCTGTTCACCGCGGGCCTCGGCGCCGTCGAGCCGCGGTTCTACTCCTACGGCAGCGCGATCATCGGCACGACCCAGCAACTCGCCGGCGCGGCCGGCGTGGCCCTGCTGGTGACGGTGATGAGCCTGCGCTCGGCCGACCTCGCCGCGGCGGGCGCGACCGTGATGGAGCAGACCTCGAAGGGTGTGCACGCCGCGTTCCTCGTCGCCGCGGTCATGTCGCTGGTAGGGATCGTGGGAGCGTTCCTCGTCCGCACACCACCGGCCGAAGACGTCCCGGCCACCCACTGA